One segment of Streptomyces sp. NBC_01463 DNA contains the following:
- the queC gene encoding 7-cyano-7-deazaguanine synthase QueC — protein MGRPAIVLLSGGLDSTTVLAIAKDQGYTPYALSFRYGQRHSVELEAAKRVAETQGVARHVIADIDLRVFGGSALTADIDVPKHDSLYDASNSDADSSVPITYVPARNTIFLSFALAYAETVGASDIFTGVTAVDYSGYPDCRPEYMDAYAKMANLATRAGLEGTQELKLHSPLIAMSKADIVREGLRLGVDYSQTSSCYDPDEQGRACGRCETCLLRLKGFAEAGTTDPVQYQGV, from the coding sequence ATGGGACGTCCCGCGATCGTTCTACTGAGCGGAGGCCTGGACTCGACGACAGTTCTGGCCATCGCCAAGGACCAGGGCTACACGCCGTACGCGCTCAGCTTCCGGTACGGCCAGCGGCACAGTGTGGAACTGGAAGCCGCCAAGCGCGTGGCAGAGACTCAGGGCGTAGCCCGCCACGTCATTGCAGACATCGACCTGCGAGTTTTCGGTGGCTCCGCCCTTACTGCTGATATCGACGTCCCGAAGCACGACTCGCTGTACGATGCCAGCAACAGTGACGCAGACAGCAGTGTGCCCATCACCTACGTGCCGGCGCGTAACACGATCTTCCTATCGTTCGCTCTGGCCTACGCGGAGACCGTTGGCGCGAGCGACATCTTCACCGGCGTGACCGCCGTCGACTACAGCGGCTACCCCGACTGCCGTCCTGAGTACATGGACGCCTACGCAAAAATGGCGAACCTTGCGACCAGGGCTGGCCTTGAGGGAACTCAGGAGCTCAAGCTCCATTCCCCCCTCATTGCGATGTCCAAGGCCGACATCGTTCGAGAGGGCCTGCGCCTGGGTGTCGACTACTCCCAGACGTCCAGCTGCTATGACCCGGACGAGCAAGGTCGGGCGTGTGGCCGTTGCGAGACCTGCCTGCTCCGCCTAAAGGGGTTCGCTGAGGCTGGTACCACTGACCCCGTGCAGTACCAGGGCGTCTGA
- the queE gene encoding 7-carboxy-7-deazaguanine synthase, whose translation MTYLVKEIFYTLQGEGSHAGRPAVFCRFSRCNLWTGLEKDRHRAICQFCDTDFVGTDGEGGGRFASPDDLAQAVEEAWPSTSVEHRFVVCTGGEPLLQLDEAAIKALHARGFEVAVETNGTRVPPPGIDWLCVSPKIGSDMVVTSGDELKLVYPQLGGDPGQFENLDFQFFRLQPMDGPDVEANTRATVDYCMKNPRWILSLQTHKYLGIQ comes from the coding sequence ATGACCTATCTGGTCAAGGAGATCTTCTACACCTTGCAAGGCGAAGGGAGCCATGCGGGCCGACCCGCTGTCTTCTGCCGTTTCTCGCGGTGCAATCTCTGGACAGGCCTTGAGAAGGATCGGCATCGGGCGATTTGCCAGTTCTGCGATACCGATTTCGTTGGAACCGACGGCGAAGGTGGCGGCCGATTCGCGTCCCCTGATGACCTCGCCCAAGCAGTCGAGGAGGCGTGGCCTTCAACCTCCGTGGAACACCGCTTTGTGGTGTGCACCGGGGGTGAGCCGCTTCTGCAGCTTGACGAGGCAGCCATCAAAGCTCTGCACGCCAGGGGTTTCGAGGTTGCGGTGGAGACGAACGGCACCCGCGTACCGCCGCCGGGCATTGACTGGCTCTGTGTCAGCCCGAAGATCGGGTCTGACATGGTCGTCACAAGCGGCGACGAGTTGAAGCTTGTCTATCCGCAGTTGGGCGGAGACCCAGGACAGTTCGAAAACCTCGACTTCCAATTCTTCCGTCTCCAGCCCATGGACGGACCCGACGTTGAAGCTAACACCCGGGCCACTGTCGACTACTGCATGAAGAACCCGCGCTGGATCCTCTCTCTCCAGACGCACAAGTATCTGGGAATTCAGTAA
- the queD gene encoding 6-carboxytetrahydropterin synthase QueD, with protein sequence MEIFREFTFEAAHRLPKVPEGHKCARLHGHSYKVIVHVEAPVDPEAGWVMDFGDVKRAFKPLEAQLDHYYLNEIEGLENPTSEVLARWIWERLQPTLPVLSALTVRETCTSGCTYRGE encoded by the coding sequence ATGGAAATCTTTCGCGAGTTCACGTTCGAAGCGGCGCACCGCCTGCCCAAGGTTCCAGAGGGCCACAAGTGTGCGCGCCTGCATGGCCACTCTTACAAGGTCATCGTTCACGTAGAAGCCCCCGTCGACCCCGAGGCTGGTTGGGTCATGGACTTTGGCGACGTTAAGCGAGCCTTCAAGCCGCTCGAAGCTCAACTGGACCACTACTACCTCAATGAGATCGAGGGCCTAGAGAACCCGACTAGCGAGGTTCTCGCCCGCTGGATCTGGGAACGCCTGCAGCCGACCCTGCCCGTGCTCTCGGCCCTCACCGTCCGCGAGACGTGCACATCTGGTTGCACCTATCGGGGCGAGTGA
- a CDS encoding GTP cyclohydrolase I FolE2 yields the protein MHDIQSETDSRGIEINEVGISGLRYPVYFEDGCLRQDGIADIAITVRLQHDRRGTHMSRMVALAHDHLQRFDPRQLPQVLKMGAELLDAPAVTVTVAMPISTTVVAPASGRESKQVHDVRIEGHWDNGDVTVATAVTSEVTSLCPCSKAISDYGAHNQRSRITLNVTGQGDTPYPLTVQSAVRLLTSSASAPVVPLVKRGDERVLTMQAYDHPVFVEDMARDVSLACRDRGLRHSVRIRNLESIHSHDAVARVAG from the coding sequence ATGCACGACATTCAGAGCGAGACTGACTCTCGGGGCATCGAGATCAACGAGGTCGGCATCAGTGGCCTTCGGTATCCCGTGTACTTCGAGGATGGCTGCCTCCGGCAGGACGGCATTGCGGATATCGCGATCACCGTGCGGCTCCAACACGACCGCCGTGGCACGCACATGAGCCGCATGGTCGCTCTCGCGCACGACCACCTCCAGAGATTTGACCCCCGGCAGTTGCCGCAGGTCCTCAAGATGGGGGCAGAACTGTTGGATGCGCCCGCGGTTACTGTGACGGTGGCCATGCCTATCAGCACGACCGTTGTGGCGCCGGCCAGCGGCCGTGAGTCGAAACAGGTTCACGACGTCCGTATCGAAGGGCACTGGGACAACGGTGACGTGACAGTAGCAACAGCAGTGACCAGTGAGGTCACCAGCCTCTGTCCATGTTCGAAGGCGATCTCCGACTACGGGGCGCACAATCAGCGCAGCCGGATTACGCTCAACGTGACTGGCCAGGGAGACACCCCGTACCCCCTAACGGTCCAGAGCGCCGTGAGGTTGTTGACATCCTCCGCTTCGGCGCCTGTAGTGCCTTTGGTAAAGCGCGGAGACGAGCGTGTCCTCACCATGCAGGCGTACGACCACCCTGTATTCGTCGAGGACATGGCCCGCGACGTCAGTCTTGCGTGCCGGGATCGAGGCCTTCGCCACTCGGTGCGGATCCGCAACCTTGAAAGCATCCATAGCCACGATGCTGTCGCACGCGTCGCTGGATAA